One window of the Vigna radiata var. radiata cultivar VC1973A chromosome 1, Vradiata_ver6, whole genome shotgun sequence genome contains the following:
- the LOC106771672 gene encoding uncharacterized protein LOC106771672 isoform X1 yields MSGKRHHQSAMPVHPIQELPGAPFGDPAPYFSESELRETAYEILVAACRSSGPKPLTFISQSERGDRDRAAPAPSLHRSLTSTAASKVKRALGLKTSSSKGSKRAGTTGELVRVQMKISEQSDTRIRRALLRIAAGQLGRRMETVVLPLELIQLFRSSDIPSQQEYEVWLRRHLKVLEVGLLLHPYLPLDKSDPSAQTLRNIIHGALEKSMDIGKNGESIQTFRTAVLSLACRSPSGSISETCHWADGSPLNLWIYQTLLEACFDLHAESSVIEEVDEVLELVKKTWVMLGINETLHNICFSWVLFHRYVVTGQVENDLLFASSNLLEEVGKDSGCSKDPLCSKILRNTLSLILSWAEKRLLAYHDTFDDGNIESMESVVSLAVLSAKILEDFSHDYNRKKKKEDDVEYTRVDNYIRSSLHAVFIQKLEKLDPNKNPSRKQNKVFPILSILARDITELAYNEKAIFSPKLKRWHPHAAGVAIATLHVCYGNELKKYVKGISELTPDAIEVLMAADKLEKDLVQIAVADSVDSEDGGKSIIREMQPYEAEAVIATLVKSWIKIRVDRLGEWVDRNLRQEVWNPQANKEGFAPSAVEVLRIIDDTLEAFFLLPIPMHADLLPDLMSGLDKSLQQYILEAKSGCGSPSSFIPTLPELTRCSTKSKFNGVFRKKERSQVAQRRKAHVGTTNGNSSIDIAQMSVRINTMQRIRMELGVLEKRIVANLSSSKSATDDIANGASLKFKLSASAAVEGIHQLCECIAYKIVFHDLSHVLWDGLYVGQVASARIELYLQELEQYLEIISSTVHDKVRTRVIVEVMRASFDGFLLVLLAGGPSRAFSLQDSAIIEEDFKFLTGLFWSNGDGLPTDLIEKHSTTVRGVLPLFSADTEHIIQQFSQLTMEMYGSRAKSRLPLPPTAEQWSPTEPNTLLRVLCNRNDEAAAKFLKKNYNLPTKV; encoded by the exons ATGTCCGGAAAGAGACACCACCAGAGCGCCATGCCGGTGCACCCAATTCAGGAACTTCCCGGAGCTCCGTTTGGCGACCCGGCTCCGTATTTTTCAGAATCGGAGCTCCGGGAGACGGCGTACGAGATCCTAGTCGCGGCGTGCCGGAGTTCGGGGCCGAAGCCGCTGACGTTCATATCGCAGTCGGAGAGGGGGGATCGCGATAGGGCGGCGCCGGCGCCGTCGTTGCATCGGTCGCTGACTTCGACGGCGGCGAGCAAGGTGAAGAGGGCTCTGGGGCTGAAAACGTCGTCGTCGAAGGGGAGCAAGCGCGCGGGGACGACGGGGGAGTTGGTGAGAGTGCAGATGAAGATTTCTGAGCAGAGTGATACCAGAATTAGAAGAGCACTTCTCAGAATTGCTGCAGGCCAG CTTGGAAGACGCATGGAGACAGTTGTTCTTCCTTTGGAGTTAATCCAGCTGTTTAGGAGTTCTGATATTCCCAGTCAACAAGAGTATGAGGTTTGGCTGAGGAGACATTTGAAGGTTCTTGAGGTGGGACTTCTCTTGCATCCGTATCTTCCCTTAGATAAATCAGATCCCTCTGCACAGACCCTCCGGAACATAATCCATGGAGCACTTGAGAAATCCATGGATATTGGAAAGAACGGTGAATCAATACAAACCTTTCGGACTGCTGTATTGTCTCTTGCTTGCAGATCACCTAGTGGATCTATTTCTGAGACATGCCACTGGGCTGATGGTTCTCCACTGAACCTTTGGATCTACCAAACTCTTTTGGAAGCATGTTTTGATCTTCATGCAGAATCTTCTGTGATAGAAGAGGTTGATGAGGTCTTAGAACTCGTTAAGAAGACCTGGGTTATGCTTGGAATTAATGAGACGCTGCATAACATTTGTTTCTCATGGGTCTTGTTTCATAGGTATGTTGTCACTGGCCAAGTGGAGAATGATCTTCTGTTTGCATCTAGTAATTTATtggaagaagttgggaaagaTAGTGGATGCTCAAAAGATCCTCTTTGTTCAAAAATTTTGAGAAACACATTGAGTTTGATATTAAGTTGGGCAGAGAAAAGGCTCCTTGCATACCATGATACTTTCGATGATGGTAATATTGAATCAATGGAAAGTGTAGTTTCACTTGCAGTATTATCAGCAAAGATATTAGAAGATTTCTCTCATGACTACAAtcggaagaagaagaaagaagatgatGTAGAATACACTAGAGTTGATAATTATATTAGATCATCTTTGCATGCTGTTTTCATTCAG AAATTGGAGAAACTGGACCCTAACAAGAATCCATCAAGAAAACAGAATAAAGTCTTTCCCATTCTTTCTATCCTTGCTCGAGATATTACCGAACTGGCTTATAATGAGAAAGCAATATTTAGCCCCAAACTAAAGAGATGGCATCCTCACGCTGCTGGTGTTGCCATTGCAACCCTTCATGTGTGTTATGGAAATGAGTTGAAGAAGTATGTTAAGGGTATTAGCGAGTTGACACCTGATGCAATAGAAGTGCTGATGGCTGCCGACAAATTGGAGAAAGATCTGGTGCAGATAGCAGTGGCCGATTCTGTTGACAGTGAAGATGGTGGAAAATCCATTATAAGGGAAATGCAACCTTATGAAGCTGAAGCTGTAATTGCTACTCTGGTAAAGTCATGGATAAAGATCAGAGTAGATAGATTGGGGGAATGGGTTGACAGAAATCTCCGACAAGAG GTATGGAATCCACAGGCAAATAAAGAGGGTTTTGCACCTTCTGCTGTTGAAGTTCTACGAATAATAGATGATACTCTGGAGGCTTTCTTTCTGTTGCCTATACCCATGCATGCTGATCTGCTTCCTGATTTGATGTCTGGTCTTGACAAGTCCCTCCAACAGTATATTTTGGAAGCCAAATCTGGCTGCG GGAGCCCTAGTAGCTTCATTCCAACATTGCCTGAACTGACTAGGtgttcaacaaaatcaaaattcaatggTGTATTCAGGAAGAAAGAAAGGTCACAAGTGGCTCAGAGGAGGAAAGCACATGTTGGAACCACTAATGGAAACAGCTCAATTGATATAGCCCAGATGTCTGTTCGCATCAATACCATGCAGCGCATTCGAATGGAGTTAGGGGTTTTGGAGAAGAGGATAGTTGCCAATCTCAGCAGTTCTAAATCTGCTACAGACGATATAGCAAATGGGGCGAGCTTGAAGTTCAAGCTTTCTGCATCTGCTGCTGTGGAAGGCATTCATCAACTCTGCGAATGTATAGCATACAAAATCGTTTTCCATGATCTGAGTCACGTTCTCTGGGATGGGCTATATGTTGGACAAGTTGCATCCGCCAGGATTGAGCTTTATCTTCAGGAGCTTGAGCAATACCTGGAGATCATATCATCTACAGTGCATGATAAAGTTAGAACTCGTGTAATTGTTGAAGTAATGCGGGCTTCTTTTGATGGGTTCTTATTGGTTTTGTTAGCTGGAGGTCCATCGCGCGCATTCTCTCTGCAAGATTCTGCCATTATAGAGGAAGATTTCAAGTTTCTTACTGGCTTGTTCTGGTCTAATGGAGACG